A stretch of the Acyrthosiphon pisum isolate AL4f chromosome A2, pea_aphid_22Mar2018_4r6ur, whole genome shotgun sequence genome encodes the following:
- the LOC100163744 gene encoding telomere length regulation protein TEL2 homolog — MWKVRELADKVTNVVLNYTEIEAKVREATNDEAWGPTGNLMQEVAQATFMFEHFPEVMGMLWKRMLHENKKNWRRTYKSLLLLNYLVKNGSERVVTSAREHIYDLRGLENYSFVDEFGKDQGINIRHKVRELIDFVQDDDKLREERKKAKKNKDKYIGLSSEAMGYKGAGVDKWDDAPRWKKDSNEFSDKKSSTLGFEESPNNSDENDIVDSEPELEMPRKPSAEAYKDRSMSPTKIQSPAKHRTPIKRIDLGAAVHYGKTQTVINSPVSTNNPLDTETSSVDLLNIVGNSNNQSNDFGDFNAVFSAAPNNDIVVENKSTNNDEFADFSSAFTQSMSLNSSSTNLSNQKIISNSDLLTSLPQSSTNGTSRNLLDLNFDTLDNTVTGMMLKTLLESIHQRSDSNIKRFLQEFIEYLPGPMTPQKFTKLDCYPNYSQVIKVYSQVLEIILEQTNFVDYINLITPIFAPDGGTLEMLDISLHILLNYVTSNALSLKTDYAIELMSLILTSDLIKSSLITETLNSNHNRFMVVIEFLLSLPHRLANKVGKNIPKLFTPVEFSNRIMYHILFVIDQLSQFYTLENMKPNTKPLSIVLGKTIASYLQNDFSTSLKILECWCLDDNYAVVIRSILTEVDRRAIDRLGYLFCRKLSTYDSLHNLIANAVSDVPNWNYTLCKKMIFLNYHEDDNIALNLMNYLYLVQKNSNSNILSTIILELVQIWGDKSALIHTPFEQHYYLSKLIIIGSACLSNLTLDDEFKRDVEIKLFEGVPIHLESSEEKVRTIGMIVAEIIISIVKRNKKEGAPTLNFEYDKLQDESKLIVKSLNELKNFKTHNELEFNDAFEMLSNFFEDSNIIKTGCTNAISTFHNKVVKNTENTIENILDSDDDEFEPYDLSNDVEMDVKNRPKYIRDLIDGFNEQKDCNVWLGCLKASESLIKSQLPSDDVSFAIELLTLLIGMDQQFYMENFESLRYQSAIAVVTVFPYDCAKHLCHLFYESIGKYAVSHRILILNVLTGSAKELSGFQKVEEKQEEPFAEVNTSKYWEDVIKKRVLLKTRIISNPRKPIKSQSNRFVSVADAFFFPLIRGNLIEPIVSQQIDNTKQLDILGVHLLNSLSVILCCAINSMHATRMGVELLEWTWSLRFHKDVKIRIAVMGCLAAVLLSVPKSRLVDLGSSLIEFVMWLENVVTSEGVTNKVDNEVNQEARKFAVQVLLLYRNVVGDQNMFS, encoded by the exons atgtggaaaGTACGAGAACTCGCCGACAAAGT GACCAATGTAGTCCTCAACTATACAGAAATTGAAGCTAAAGTCAGAGAAGCCACCAACGATGAAGCTTGGGGTCCAACAG gtaACCTAATGCAAGAAGTAGCACAAGCAACATTTATGTTTGAGCATTTCCCTGAAGTTATGGGAATGTTATGGAAACGAATGTTACATGAAAACAAGAAAAACTGGCGAAGGACTTATAAA agcctattattattaaattatttagttaaaaacgGATCTGAAAGAGTGGTTACATCAGCACGtgaacatatttatgatttaagagGATTAGAAAACTATTCTTTTGTTGATGAATTTGGTAAAGACCAAGGAATCAATATAAG acataaagTGAGGGAACTGATTGATTTTGTACAAGATGATGATAAGTTGCgagaagaaagaaaaaaagcaaaaaaaaacaaagacaaATATATTGGACTATCCAGTGAAGCCATGGGCTACAAAGGAGCAG gagTTGATAAGTGGGATGATGCACCTAGATGGAAAAAGGACAGTAATGAATTTAGTGACAAAAAAAGTAGTACACTAGGTTTTGAAGAATCACCTAATAACAG TGATGAAAATGATATAGTGGATTCAGAACCAGAACTTGAAATGCCACGTAAACCTTCTGCAGAAGCATATAAAGATCGTAGTATGTCACCTACCAAAATTCAAAGTCCTGCAAAACATAGAACACCTATTAAACGCATTGATTTGGGTGCAGCAGTGCATTATGGCAAGACACAAACTGTGATCAACTCTCCAGTATCTACCAATAATCCTTTAGATACAGAGACCAGCTCTGTCgatttgttaaatattgtagGCAACAGCAATAATCAATCAAATGATTTTGGAGATTTTAATGCAGTTTTTAGTGCTGCTCCTAATAATGACATTGTAGTAGAAAATaaaag TACCAATAATGATGAATTTGCTGATTTTAGTTCAGCATTTACTCAGTCTATGTCCTTAAACAGCAGTTCAACTAATTTAT ctaaccaaaaaattatttctaattctGATCTCCTAACATCGTTACCACAGTCATCTACAAATGGAACAAGCCGTAATTTGTTAGATTTGAACTTTGACACTTTAGATAACACAG TAACTGGAATGATGTTGAAGACACTTCTAGAATCCATTCATCAACGTTcagattcaaatattaaaagatttttgcaagaatttattgaatatttgccAGGCCCAATGACTCcacaaaaatttacaaaacttGATTGTTACCCAAACTATTCTCAAGTTATCAAAGTATACAGCCaagtacttgaaataattttagaacaaacaaattttgttgATTATATCAATTTGATTACACCAATATTTGCCCCTGACGGAGGTACTTTAGAAATGCTTGACATATCACTACACATTTTATTGAACTATGTCACTTCAAATGCATTATCTCTTAAAACTGATTATGCTATTGAATTAATGAGCTTAATATTAACAAGcgatttaataaaatcatcattGATTACTGAAACTTTAAATTCTAATCATAATCGTTTTATGgtagttattgaatttttattgtcATTACCACATAGACTAGCTAACAAAGTTGGGAAGAATATACCTAAATTGTTTACGCCTGTAGAGTTTTCTAATAGAATAATGTATCATATATTGTTTGTCATCGACCAATTGAGCCAATTTTATACTTTGGAAAACATGAAACCTAATACAAAGCCACTTTCAATAGTGTTAGGCAAAACTATTGCTTCTTATCTTCAAAATGATTTTTCTACTTCTTTGAAAATTTTAGAATGTTGGTGTTTAGATGATAATTATGCAGTTGTTATAAGAAGTATTCTTACAGAAGTTGACCGACGAGCAATTGATAGACTTGGTTATTTGTTTTGTCGTAAATTATCAACATATGATTCATTACACAATCTTATCGCAAATGCAGTAAGTGATGTACCCAATTGGAATTACACTTTGtgcaaaaaaatgatatttcttAATTATCATGAAGATGACAATATAGCATTAAATCTAATGAATTACTTATACTTGGttcaaaaaaattctaattctaatatattaagtaccatAATCTTAGAACTTGTTCAAATTTGGGGAGATAAAAGTGCTTTGATTCATACACCTTTTGAACAACATTATTACTTatcaaaacttattattattggttcagCATGTCTATCAAATCTAACATTGGATGACGAGTTTAAAAGAGATGTTGAGATTAAACTCTTTGAAGGTGTTCCAATTCATCTGGAGAGTTCAGAAGAAAAAGTTCGAACCATAGGAATGATAGTAGCAgagattattattagtattgtaaAGCGCAATAAAAAAGAAGGCGCGCCTACTTTAAATTTTGAGTATGACAAATTACAGGATGAATCTAAATTGATAGTAAAATCATTGaacgaattaaaaaattttaaaacccatAATGAATTAGAATTTAATGATGCGTTTGAAATGTTAAGTAACTTTTTTGAAGAttctaatattatcaaaactgGATGTACCAATGCAATATCTACATTTCATAACAAGGTAGTGAAGAACACagaaaatacaattgaaaacattttagacAGCGACGATGATGAATTTGAGCCTTATGATTTATCTAATGATGTTGAAATGGATGTTAAAAATAGACCTAAGTATATACGCGATCTTATTGATGGTTTCAATGAACAAAAAGATTGTAATGTGTGGCTTGGCTGTTTAAAAGCATCCGAAAGTCTTATTAAATCACAGTTACCCAGTGATGATGTTTCATTTGCCATTGAGCTGTTGACATTATTAATCGGTATGGATCAACAATTTTACATGGAGAATTTTGAGAGCCTAAGATATCAATCTGCTATTGCCGTGGTTACTGTTTTTCCTTACGATTGTGCCAAACACCTTTGTCACCTTTTTTATGAATCTATTGGCAAATATGCAGTTTCTCATCGCATTTTAATACTAAATGTTTTAACTGGTTCTGCTAAAGAATTATCAGGTTTTCAAAAGGTTGAAGAGAAACAAGAAGAACCATTTGCAGAAGTGAATACTTCAAAGTATTGGGAAGATGTTATCAAAAAAAGAGTTCTGCTAAAGACCAGAATAATTTCCAATCCTAGAAAACCTATAAAATCTCAAAGTAATCGTTTTGTATCTGTAGCTGATGCGTTTTTCTTCCCTCTCATTCGTGGGAATTTAATCGAACCAATTGTTTCCCAACAAATTGACAACACTAAACAGTTAGACATTCTTGGAGTACATCTATTAAATTCACTATCAGTTATATTATGCTGTGCGATTAATTCTATGCATGCAACCCGTATGGGTGTAGAGCTTTTAGAATGGACATGGTCGTTAAGATTTCATAAAGATGTTAAAATAAGAATTGCCGTTATGGGTTGCCTAGCAGCTGTTTTGTTGTCTGTGCCTAAATCTAGATTAGTTGACTTGGGAAGCTCATTAATTGAATTTGTAATGTGGTTGGAAAATGTTGTTACATCTGAAGGAGTAACAAATAAAGTTGATAATGAAGTAAATCAAGAAGCAAGAAAATTTGCAGTTCAAGTTCTGTTACTTTATAGAAATGTTGTTGGtgatcaaaatatgttttcataa